The DNA segment CCAGTTTCAGGATTTTCAGCTTGTTTAGCTTTGACATGGACTTTGGAATTGAACCAGTCAAGTTATTGTGAGACAAACTCCTGCACAAAAATGGATATAAACTATTATCTTCCAAAAAAGATGTgcacaaaaaataaaacttgGGCTTGAGAAATAGGATGCATACAGCAAGTAAAGAGAGCTACAGTTCCCAATCCCTTCTGGAATATTTCCTTGCAATGAATTTTCATCTAGTTGGAGAACAGCTAAATTGCCCGAGTCACATATATCTGCTGGAACTGAACCATGCAAGGCACTGTTGCGAATATCCAAAACTGCTAGATTCTGAAGGAGACCAAACTCTGGAGGCATCTGTGATTGAAGATCATTCCAAGACAGATTCAAGTAACTTAGTTTTGAAAGAAGACCAGTTTCTGCAGGGATATTCCCTTGGAGATGGTTATCTGAAAGATCCAAGTTGGTTAGAGTTTCCAAGAGCCTGCTTGATCCTGCTGGAACTGAACCACTCAGTTCATTTCGGGACAAGTCAATTTCCTCCAATCCTAGGCCAAACAAACCCTCTGGAATGGTGCCACTGAAACCATTGCCTCTGAACTGGATCACAGATAACTTTGTGCAGGAACTCAATGATGATGGAATAGTTCCAACAAGCTTGTTGCTTGAAATGCTGAGATGAGAGAGTGATCCCAGTTCCCCTATTGACTCTGGAATGCTTCCAGTGAACTGATTGTTTGAAAGCTCTAGGTACTCCAGACTTGTAAGGTTACCAATCCATGGAGGGAATTTGCTggtgaaaaaattatttgatgCCTTGAAATAGCTCAAAGAACTAAGCCTTCCAAGTGAATCAGGTAGTTCTCCACTGAACTGGTTATCACTAAAATCCAACCTACTTAgatgcaggcagaatccaataTCAGTGGATAAAGGACCTGAAAACTGGTTACCTTGTAATAAGATCTCCTTCAAGTTATGTATGGATGAAATTCCACTAGGTAAAGACCCAGATAAGGCATTGTTGGATAGATCCAAAGTTCTAAGCCTGGTCAGTGACCAAATCCCATTAAAGTCCACATTACCAGATAAATGGTTATTGGAAAGATTAAGGTTGTTCAACGAGGAACATCTAGACAGTGAGCCAGGAACCGGCCCATCAAACATGTTCCTAGCCAGAGAAATGTGATGAAGGGAAGAACAAGTGTCAAAAAAAGTCTCAGGGATTGATCCCGAGAATGAATTCTCTGAAAGATCAAGAAACTTTATTGAATTCATATTCACAAAAGAAGTAGGAATTGAACCAGAGAGAGCATTGTGACTAAGGTTCAGCCTCTGAAGAGTGTTGGAAAGAGTAAGAGAAGGACTAATACCCCCACTCAAGTTGTTATGAGAAAGGGACAATACCGTGAGATGCTGCAACTTCTCAAGCCCTCTTCCAATCTTCCCAGATAATCCCAAGCCATCCAATGAGACCTCAGAAACTCTTCCACTCTCAGGATTGCACTGCACGAACTGCCATGAACATGGATTCACATCGTCTTCATTCCACGAAGCAAGATGAGAAGAAGGGTCTTGAAGGTCTGATTTGAACACAATCAAGCCAAGAACATCATCATTCAACTGGGCAGGCACCTCATTGTTTCCTAAGCATGTCAGCAAATATGAAACTGAAATCATCAAACTCAGAACTCTCTGAAAAATAGtcattcttgttcttcttcctCTTGATGGGGCTGAAGAAGTCATCATCTTTCTATCTTTAGCAGTTAGCTATGACTATGGCTTATTTCTCTTTGGGATAACATGGTATGTGAAAACTGTAATGACTGGTAGA comes from the Phaseolus vulgaris cultivar G19833 chromosome 8, P. vulgaris v2.0, whole genome shotgun sequence genome and includes:
- the LOC137823515 gene encoding probably inactive leucine-rich repeat receptor-like protein kinase At3g28040; this translates as MMTSSAPSRGRRTRMTIFQRVLSLMISVSYLLTCLGNNEVPAQLNDDVLGLIVFKSDLQDPSSHLASWNEDDVNPCSWQFVQCNPESGRVSEVSLDGLGLSGKIGRGLEKLQHLTVLSLSHNNLSGGISPSLTLSNTLQRLNLSHNALSGSIPTSFVNMNSIKFLDLSENSFSGSIPETFFDTCSSLHHISLARNMFDGPVPGSLSRCSSLNNLNLSNNHLSGNVDFNGIWSLTRLRTLDLSNNALSGSLPSGISSIHNLKEILLQGNQFSGPLSTDIGFCLHLSRLDFSDNQFSGELPDSLGRLSSLSYFKASNNFFTSKFPPWIGNLTSLEYLELSNNQFTGSIPESIGELGSLSHLSISSNKLVGTIPSSLSSCTKLSVIQFRGNGFSGTIPEGLFGLGLEEIDLSRNELSGSVPAGSSRLLETLTNLDLSDNHLQGNIPAETGLLSKLSYLNLSWNDLQSQMPPEFGLLQNLAVLDIRNSALHGSVPADICDSGNLAVLQLDENSLQGNIPEGIGNCSSLYLLSLSHNNLTGSIPKSMSKLNKLKILKLESNELSGEIPMELGMLQSLLAVNISYNRLTGRLPTGSIFQNLDKSSLEGNLGLCSPLLEGPCKMNVPKPLVLDPNAYNNQISPQRQRNESSESEPVHRHRFLSVSAIVAISASFVIVLGVIAVSLLNVSVRRRLSFVDNALESMCSSSSRSGSPATGKLILFDSQSSPDWISSPESLLNKASEIGEGVFGTLYKVPLGSQGRMVAIKKLISTNIIQYPEDFDKEVRILGKARHPNLIALKGYYWTPQLQLLVTEFAPNGSLQAKLHERLPSSPPLSWPIRFKILLGTAKGLAHLHHSFRPPIIHYNIKPSNILLDENCNPKISDFGLARLLTKLDRHVMSNRFQSALGYVAPELACQSLRVNEKCDVYGFGVMILELVTGRRPVEYGEDNVLILNDHVRVLLEQGNVLECVDHSMIEYPEDEVLPVLKLAMVCTSQIPSSRPTMSEVVQILQVIKTPVPQRMEVF